The bacterium genome segment GAGATGGCGCTCTTCGGGTACTCGATCTTGTACCTCGGTCTGCTCTTCACCGCGATGGTGATCGACCGGCTCGTCTAAGCGCCGCAGGACGCCGCCGCCCCTGGGCTTTATCAAAAATTTACACCCGCCCGATAGGGTGGGGTTGATCGCTGACGCACCGCGGAGGATACCCATGCGGACATTGCTAGTGGTCTCGTCGTGCGTGGCTGTTCTGACGGCGGGGATGCTGGGCCTTCATGCGCTCCCCGGCCTCGCGGCGGCGAACGCCCCCGACCTCGCCGGCGGCGGTCCCTGGTTCAATACGGACGGGCGGCCGGTGACGATCGCGTCGCTGCGCGGCAAAGTCGTCGGCGTGGAAATGTGGACGGCCGGCTGCGAAAACTGTCTGAACGTCCTGCCCTACATGAAGCAGTGGTACGCGAAGTATCACGGGCAGGGGTTCGTGCTCGTCGGCGTGCACACGCCCGAGTTCGCTCACGAAGGCAAGGTCGAGTACGTGCGCGCGGCAATCGCGCGCCTCGGCATCACGTACCCGGTCGTCATGGACAACGACTACCGCATCTGGAACGCCTACCACAACGCCTACTGGCCGGCCTTGTACCTCGTCGACAAGCACGGGCAGATCCGGTACACGCACGTCGGCGAAGGCGAGTATGACGTGACGGAGCGGCAGATCGCCGCCCTGCTGAGCGAGAAAATCTAAGTTGGCCACGCCGGGTCGACGCCGGCAACGTGAAACGTCCACGGGCGCCTTGGGGAAAATCAATTGACGGCACGGCCATGCCGGTAACGGAGGGCCCCAACCGTGGAGTATGTTCTTGGTCTCTTTCCCGACGAAGCGACGGCAGAGCGGGCGGCCGGCGTCCTACGGAGCCTCGGTCTGCGTGACGACGACTACCGTGTGAAAACCTACGCCGCGGCGCCCCGCGGCATCAGAGGGTGGGGCGAGTGGCTGTTCGATGCGGCCGGGCCGCGACCGGAAATGGAAGCGGAGGGCCCTCCGCCGGACGACGTATATTGGTACGAAGATCGGATTCGGGCCGGCGAAGCGCTGGTGGCTGTTCGGGTTGAAGACCGCGAAGGCTCTGAGATTTGGCGCGCCATGCGGCGCGCTGGCGGCCACGACGTCCGCCGGTATTGGACGCGGTTTACCGGCAGATACAACGCGAAGACGGCCTGATCGCGCCCCCACGTAGCCAAGCCGGCCGCGCCTGCGACGATCCGCCGCCCCGGCGGCGGTGAGGGGTTCCCCGCAGGGCGGCGAATCTTTCCGTCACGATGGTTCCATCCTCGCGTCCGCGCGCACCCGGGGTCGTGCGCGCGCGGACCACGCCCTCAGGACGCGCCGCCGCCCGCCCCTTCCCGGCAGGCCGCGCGGACTCTGTGGCGCCGGACGTTGTGCGCGCCGCCCGCGAGGTCGCGGAGCGCCTCGCGCAGGAGCGGGCCGAGGCCGTGGCGCTCGTCGGGAGCCGCGTGCGCGGCGACGCCCACGACCATTCGGACCTCGACCTGATCGCGCTCGGCCGCGGACCCGTCCGCCGGCTCGAGATCCACGAACCCTTTGTCGTCTCGGTGCAGTGGCGGACCGCGGCGCAGGTCCGCGACGGCTTCTCGGACCTGGCCGACCTCAGCACGATCCCGGGCTGGCGGCGCGCCGTGATCGTCCACGATCCGAAGAAACAGGCCGCCGGCTTGAAGCGTGAGGCGCTCGCGTGGGCGTGGGACGCGCTAGGCGCCCGGCCCGACGCGTGGGTAGCCGAGCAGATTACCGACTACGCCGAAGAAGTCTTCAAGCTGGTGGGCAGCCTGCGGGCCAGCCGTTACAGCGCGGCCGCGGTCCAGCGCGCGGTGCTCGCCCTCCGCCTGCCTCGCGTGCTGGCCGTGCACCGCCGCACATTGTACGACGGTGATTCGCAGTTGTACGAGGCGATCGTCGCCGGCATGGGCGAGCCGTGGCGCCGCGCCCACCGCCGCGCGCTGGGCGTTCAGGCGGAGACGCTGGAGCAGACCTGCGGCGCGGCGCTCGAGTTGTACGCGCTCGCCGCGGAGGAGACGAAGCAGCTGCTTGACGAGCGGGAGTTCGCCGTCGTGCGGGGCGCCTGCGCGGCGGCCGGGTTCCCGATCGGCAGGCGCCCGGCCGCGCGCGAGGCGGTCAAACCGCGGCGCTAACGCGCCGCTGCGTCGAGCCTACCAGCCCCCGTTGCCGTACCCGCTGTTGCTGGGCTTCGGCTGTCCGGACCCTCCGGCAGCCCCCGGCTTGAGGTCGACCTTCGCTACCCACCACTTCCCGGCGACGCCCTGGCCGTTGGCCTGGTGCGGCGCGCTGTCGCCCGAGTACACGTAGAGCAGGTGTCCGTTGTAGCTCACCTGCGAGCCGTTCGCCGTCGTGACGAGCGCAAGCTTGCCGGGAAGCGGCTCCCCGGTCGCCGGCGCCGACGTGCTGAGGAGCGGCGGCCAGATCTTCGCGCAGCCGTCCGTGCACGAACTTGTCGTCGGCGTGTCGCTCGCCACGTAATACAGCGTCATGCCCTTGGCGTCGGTCAGGACCTTCGTCGACACTCCCTTGACCATGATCGCCGCGGTGTCCACCGTGTTCGCGGCGCCGAACGCGGCCGGGCCGATTGCCGCCGCGAGCAGCACGAGGCCCGCCACGGCCGCCAGCACTGCGGTCGTCCGTCGCTCCATCGGCTCCCACCTCCCAGAGATTCGCCCCTACCGCACCCAGGATGCGCCTGCCGCATCACGGATCTGTCAGCGGCTCGTAACGTCGATGCAACGAGGCGGCGGAAGGTCGGCGCGAGAACGGACAGACGGGCGAACGGAAAGATGAAAGCCACAAAGAATTGGCTCCTCGGGTAGGATTCGAACCTACAACCCTCCGGTTAACAGCCGGATGCTCTACCATTGAGCTACCGAGGAGCGCCGACCCTGTGATTGTAGGAACGGCCGGAGCGCGTGTCAATAACATGTACTGGTCCAGTAGATCCGAAAGACTTTGCCTCCTCATGAGCGTGTGGCAGGCTGCGCCGCCTTCCAGCGGCGGATGTACTCGTTCGGAGTCAGGTAGCCGAGCGCCTGGTGCGGCCGGACGTTGTTATAGGTCTC includes the following:
- a CDS encoding integrase core domain-containing protein, with protein sequence ETYNNVRPHQALGYLTPNEYIRRWKAAQPATRS
- a CDS encoding nucleotidyltransferase domain-containing protein, translated to MAPDVVRAAREVAERLAQERAEAVALVGSRVRGDAHDHSDLDLIALGRGPVRRLEIHEPFVVSVQWRTAAQVRDGFSDLADLSTIPGWRRAVIVHDPKKQAAGLKREALAWAWDALGARPDAWVAEQITDYAEEVFKLVGSLRASRYSAAAVQRAVLALRLPRVLAVHRRTLYDGDSQLYEAIVAGMGEPWRRAHRRALGVQAETLEQTCGAALELYALAAEETKQLLDEREFAVVRGACAAAGFPIGRRPAAREAVKPRR
- a CDS encoding redoxin family protein, with the protein product MRTLLVVSSCVAVLTAGMLGLHALPGLAAANAPDLAGGGPWFNTDGRPVTIASLRGKVVGVEMWTAGCENCLNVLPYMKQWYAKYHGQGFVLVGVHTPEFAHEGKVEYVRAAIARLGITYPVVMDNDYRIWNAYHNAYWPALYLVDKHGQIRYTHVGEGEYDVTERQIAALLSEKI